A single genomic interval of Antarcticibacterium arcticum harbors:
- the bioA gene encoding adenosylmethionine--8-amino-7-oxononanoate transaminase, translating to MDIHKDHLSKNLSQRDQKHLWHPLTQHKLSPQMLAIVKAKGAILYDDAGKEYIDGIASWYTAMYGHCNPYITEKVSRQMQELDQVVFSGFTHEPAIRLSEVLMEILPGNQEKIFFSDNGSTATEIGIKMALQYHHNLGSGRNVMLAFEEGFHGDTFGAMSVSGLSVYNGAFEEHFIKVIRIPVPNGNNNLKVLQQLENLISQYKIAGFIYEPLVQGAAAMKMHDAAGLNEILKMCRENEIICVADEVMTGFGKTGKNFASEFMEVQPDIICLSKALTAGLLPMAITSCSQKIYDAFYSDEISKGLFHGHTYSANPLACTAAIAGIELLASEDIQKNIQDVINSHRDFGNKIVTHPRVKNLRQLGVILAFDLDIKMERYGNLRNRLFTHFMDAGVFLRPLGNTIYILAPFTVNPSELNKIYESIETALELFQ from the coding sequence TTGGACATACATAAGGATCATCTTTCGAAAAATCTTTCTCAACGGGATCAAAAACACCTGTGGCACCCGCTAACCCAACATAAATTATCGCCTCAAATGCTTGCCATTGTAAAAGCAAAAGGGGCAATACTTTATGACGATGCGGGTAAGGAATATATTGATGGGATCGCTTCCTGGTATACCGCTATGTACGGGCATTGTAACCCCTATATTACTGAAAAGGTTTCCCGGCAAATGCAGGAGCTTGACCAGGTAGTCTTCAGCGGATTCACCCACGAACCGGCCATCAGGCTATCTGAGGTGTTGATGGAGATCCTGCCCGGGAATCAGGAAAAAATATTCTTCAGTGATAATGGTTCCACCGCTACAGAAATAGGGATAAAAATGGCCCTGCAATACCATCATAATCTTGGCAGTGGCCGCAATGTGATGCTGGCATTTGAAGAAGGTTTTCACGGGGATACCTTTGGGGCAATGTCTGTTTCCGGCCTATCTGTTTACAACGGGGCATTTGAGGAGCATTTTATAAAAGTGATTCGCATCCCCGTGCCAAATGGTAATAACAACCTTAAAGTCCTGCAGCAACTGGAAAATTTAATATCCCAATATAAAATTGCAGGTTTTATTTATGAACCCCTGGTGCAGGGGGCGGCCGCTATGAAAATGCATGATGCTGCAGGCCTTAATGAGATCCTGAAAATGTGCAGGGAGAATGAGATAATTTGCGTGGCAGATGAGGTGATGACAGGGTTTGGGAAGACCGGGAAAAATTTTGCTTCAGAATTTATGGAAGTACAGCCCGATATTATTTGTCTCTCAAAGGCGCTAACCGCCGGGTTGCTGCCTATGGCAATTACATCCTGTAGCCAGAAAATATATGATGCATTTTATTCAGATGAGATATCCAAAGGCTTGTTCCACGGTCATACCTATTCTGCCAATCCTCTCGCCTGTACTGCAGCCATTGCAGGAATTGAATTATTGGCTTCTGAAGATATTCAAAAAAATATCCAGGACGTAATTAATTCGCACAGGGATTTTGGAAATAAAATAGTGACACACCCCCGGGTTAAGAATCTACGGCAACTTGGAGTGATCCTTGCTTTTGACCTCGATATTAAAATGGAACGGTACGGCAACCTGCGCAACAGGTTATTTACACATTTTATGGATGCCGGGGTTTTTCTGCGCCCTTTGGGAAATACCATTTACATATTGGCCCCGTTTACTGTTAATCCTTCCGAGTTAAATAAAATATATGAAAGTATTGAAACAGCGCTGGAGCTGTTTCAATAA
- the bioD gene encoding dethiobiotin synthase — MRNEFFITGIGTDVGKTIAAAIVTEALEADYWKPVQAGDLDNSDTHRVKKLVSNKKTYYHHNSFSLTRAMSPHAAAKIDGIRMSTKEIIRPQTDNDLVVEGAGGLLVPINDKETIIDLIKPGDKVILVSRHYLGSINHTLLSLEVLKNRGISCFGIIFNGEVNEASEELILKLSEVPVLGRINPEPYFDRNVIKEYAEEFREKLL, encoded by the coding sequence ATGAGAAATGAATTTTTTATAACGGGAATAGGTACCGATGTAGGTAAAACTATTGCTGCCGCCATTGTTACCGAAGCCCTTGAAGCCGATTACTGGAAACCGGTACAGGCCGGCGACCTTGATAATTCAGATACGCATAGGGTAAAAAAATTGGTCTCCAATAAAAAGACCTATTATCACCATAACAGTTTTTCACTTACACGGGCAATGAGCCCGCATGCAGCGGCAAAAATTGATGGGATCAGGATGAGTACCAAAGAGATCATAAGGCCGCAAACAGATAACGACCTGGTGGTTGAAGGTGCCGGGGGCTTGCTGGTACCAATCAATGATAAGGAGACAATTATTGATTTAATTAAACCCGGGGATAAGGTGATCCTGGTTTCCCGGCATTACCTGGGAAGCATTAATCACACCCTTCTTAGCCTGGAGGTTTTAAAAAACCGTGGAATTTCCTGCTTCGGAATTATTTTTAACGGCGAAGTAAATGAAGCCAGTGAAGAATTGATCCTTAAGCTCTCTGAAGTCCCAGTTTTGGGAAGGATCAACCCCGAACCTTATTTTGACCGGAATGTTATTAAAGAGTATGCCGAAGAATTTCGGGAAAAACTTTTGTAA
- a CDS encoding putative signal transducing protein produces the protein MSEKFTKIAVFQYSSEAQIIKSRLEAEGVEVFLFDQFTVDTDPLVSNAIGGIKLKVWAEDEDRAKSILHSISDYSLDDRGQEIECPICGSPKVELLTTVRDFKSLFAFLFSFLTVSLPIHTKHQYRCETCKQIFDLE, from the coding sequence ATGAGTGAGAAGTTCACCAAAATAGCTGTTTTTCAATATTCTTCGGAAGCCCAGATCATAAAATCCCGGCTTGAAGCAGAAGGGGTTGAAGTCTTTCTGTTTGATCAATTCACCGTAGATACAGATCCTTTGGTTAGCAATGCAATAGGAGGAATAAAATTAAAAGTTTGGGCAGAAGATGAAGACAGGGCGAAAAGTATTCTCCACAGTATAAGTGATTATTCCCTGGATGACCGGGGGCAGGAAATTGAATGCCCTATTTGTGGGAGTCCTAAGGTTGAATTGCTAACAACTGTAAGGGATTTTAAATCCTTATTCGCATTTCTGTTTTCATTCCTCACTGTTTCGTTACCCATTCATACTAAACACCAATACAGGTGCGAAACCTGTAAACAAATATTTGATCTGGAATGA
- a CDS encoding aminotransferase class I/II-fold pyridoxal phosphate-dependent enzyme, with the protein MRNPLKLEKSLEIRKGQNALRSLQPKNNLVDFSSNDYLGFAALPEISENTFSLLQEFKLNKNGSTGSRLLCGNHELFTETEAFLAQFHNSLAALIFNSGYDANVGFFSSVPQRGDIIFYDELVHASIRDGILMSHAKALKFPHNNLEVLAKKIKNIREQRIAFKGEIYIVTESVFSMDGDQPPLGELSLLAEEQDCFLLVDEAHAVGIFGNSGRGLVCELGLEDKIFARIITFGKGIGSHGAAILGSHELKEYLLNFARSFIYTTALPPHSVAGILSAYRYLENSPEAENASRNLKNNISFFLEEVKHLKLDPLFIPSISAIQCCIIPGNNEVRAVANKLQENGYDVRAILSPTVPKGSERIRICLHSFNTSEEINGLVKLMATFIK; encoded by the coding sequence ATGCGTAATCCATTAAAATTAGAGAAAAGTCTTGAAATAAGAAAGGGGCAAAATGCTTTAAGGAGCCTTCAGCCCAAAAATAATCTTGTTGACTTTTCATCCAATGATTATTTAGGTTTTGCAGCTTTACCTGAAATTTCGGAAAATACTTTCAGCCTGTTACAAGAATTTAAGCTGAATAAAAACGGCTCCACAGGTTCCAGGTTGCTTTGTGGCAATCACGAACTCTTCACGGAAACCGAAGCATTTTTGGCGCAATTTCATAATTCGCTTGCCGCGCTCATCTTTAATTCAGGCTATGATGCCAATGTGGGCTTCTTTTCCAGCGTGCCGCAAAGAGGGGATATTATATTCTATGATGAGCTGGTGCACGCTTCCATAAGGGATGGGATCTTGATGAGCCATGCGAAGGCACTTAAATTCCCCCATAATAATCTGGAGGTATTAGCAAAAAAAATAAAGAATATCCGGGAGCAAAGGATTGCTTTTAAGGGGGAAATATATATTGTAACCGAATCTGTGTTTTCAATGGATGGGGATCAACCGCCACTGGGGGAATTATCTCTTTTAGCCGAAGAACAGGATTGTTTCCTGCTGGTTGATGAGGCTCATGCGGTGGGAATTTTTGGAAATTCGGGGAGGGGTCTTGTATGCGAACTTGGGTTGGAAGACAAAATTTTCGCCAGAATAATCACCTTTGGAAAGGGCATTGGAAGTCATGGGGCGGCGATCCTGGGAAGCCATGAGTTAAAAGAGTATCTGCTTAATTTTGCACGCAGTTTTATATATACCACGGCACTGCCCCCGCATTCGGTAGCCGGTATTCTTTCCGCATATCGGTATTTAGAAAACTCCCCGGAAGCTGAAAATGCCTCTCGAAATCTTAAAAACAATATTTCCTTCTTCCTTGAGGAGGTTAAGCATTTAAAGCTGGACCCTCTGTTTATTCCCAGTATATCTGCGATACAATGTTGTATAATTCCCGGAAATAATGAAGTAAGAGCTGTGGCCAATAAATTGCAGGAAAATGGATATGATGTTAGGGCAATATTATCACCTACTGTACCTAAAGGAAGTGAGCGCATAAGAATATGTTTGCATAGTTTTAATACGTCTGAAGAAATTAACGGCCTTGTAAAACTAATGGCTACTTTTATAAAATAA
- a CDS encoding MgtC/SapB family protein, with protein MELMDFSLKAGLALLGGFGIGIEREIRHKSAGLKTNSLVSLGACIFVLLSLEFRGEAYVDTSRVIGQIVTGIGFIGAGTILQRGSKVAGLTTAATIWCSAGVGCLAALGMFKELLVVCFMVVLVNLIFSFAERKIFHKEPED; from the coding sequence ATGGAACTAATGGATTTTAGCTTAAAAGCAGGTTTGGCTTTGTTAGGGGGTTTCGGTATTGGCATTGAAAGAGAAATAAGGCACAAGAGTGCCGGCCTTAAAACCAACTCCCTTGTTTCTTTAGGAGCCTGTATCTTTGTTCTACTTTCCCTTGAATTCAGGGGAGAGGCATATGTGGACACCTCAAGGGTAATTGGCCAGATAGTGACAGGTATAGGTTTTATAGGGGCAGGAACCATTCTTCAACGCGGCAGTAAAGTTGCGGGATTGACCACTGCCGCTACAATTTGGTGCAGTGCCGGGGTGGGTTGCCTTGCGGCGCTGGGAATGTTTAAAGAATTATTGGTGGTTTGTTTTATGGTAGTTCTCGTGAATCTCATTTTCAGTTTTGCTGAAAGGAAGATATTTCACAAAGAGCCGGAAGATTAA
- the mnhG gene encoding monovalent cation/H(+) antiporter subunit G — MTDIIVGIFAFLGTVFVFLAAVGMIRMPDTYLRISVTTKAATLGIGLLMLAGAIYSNDIAITAKVLAIILFILLTAPVSAHLIGRTSYYSGVKLWKDSVMDDLKGKYNASTEVLHSDMKNASEGPSDKKEQESN; from the coding sequence ATGACAGATATTATTGTAGGCATATTCGCTTTTTTAGGAACCGTCTTCGTTTTTCTTGCAGCAGTGGGAATGATACGAATGCCGGATACCTATCTTCGTATTTCGGTTACTACCAAAGCAGCCACCCTTGGAATTGGTTTATTAATGCTTGCCGGGGCAATTTATTCAAATGACATTGCAATTACGGCAAAAGTCCTGGCGATCATCCTGTTTATCCTTCTTACCGCTCCGGTAAGCGCACATTTAATTGGAAGGACGTCTTATTATTCAGGAGTAAAGCTTTGGAAGGATTCTGTTATGGATGATCTTAAAGGAAAGTATAATGCCTCTACTGAAGTGCTGCACAGCGATATGAAAAATGCTTCGGAAGGCCCTTCGGACAAAAAAGAGCAGGAATCTAATTAA
- a CDS encoding cation:proton antiporter has protein sequence MTLLDFISYFVLPGLSISILLIFIRFLKGPKMVDRVIALDLIVTTGIGFISAYSILYNQPALLDVALILALIAFLGTVAFTYYIQQRNKP, from the coding sequence ATGACATTACTTGACTTCATATCATATTTCGTTCTCCCGGGATTATCCATTTCGATACTTCTTATCTTTATAAGGTTCTTAAAAGGACCAAAGATGGTTGACAGGGTAATTGCACTGGACCTAATAGTAACTACCGGTATTGGGTTTATAAGCGCTTACAGCATTCTTTATAACCAGCCGGCATTATTGGATGTGGCCCTGATATTGGCGCTTATAGCATTTTTAGGAACGGTTGCCTTTACCTATTACATTCAGCAAAGAAATAAACCATGA
- a CDS encoding Na+/H+ antiporter subunit E, which yields MKNRFVSNILLTFIWVALTGTFTLANYLFGFLLGFFVLRMVTLGKSEAKYFRIVPKVIAFIFFFLYELIKANLQVAYEVMTPHYNMTPGIVKVPLDAETDLEITFLANLISLTPGTLSLDVSDDKKVLYVHSMYIKDRESFIAGIKNGFEKRLLEILR from the coding sequence ATGAAAAACAGGTTTGTTTCCAACATATTATTAACCTTTATATGGGTGGCTTTAACGGGCACATTTACGCTGGCCAATTACCTGTTTGGATTTTTACTGGGATTCTTTGTTTTACGCATGGTTACACTTGGTAAAAGTGAGGCTAAGTATTTTCGTATAGTACCAAAAGTTATCGCCTTTATTTTCTTCTTTTTGTATGAACTAATAAAGGCAAATTTACAGGTGGCTTACGAAGTTATGACCCCGCATTATAATATGACCCCCGGGATCGTGAAAGTTCCCCTTGATGCCGAAACAGATCTTGAGATCACATTTCTGGCTAACCTTATCTCCCTTACCCCGGGTACATTAAGCCTGGACGTGTCTGATGACAAAAAAGTATTGTACGTACATTCCATGTATATTAAAGACAGGGAGAGTTTTATTGCAGGTATTAAGAACGGATTTGAAAAACGCTTACTTGAAATTTTAAGATGA
- a CDS encoding proton-conducting transporter transmembrane domain-containing protein → MTQQLVIYPLLFQLFLSIILMFSWKKISWQRVISIGGGIVNIALSIWLFSYIWKEGPQTIQAGNWAAPFGITFIADSLAATLVLLTAISGLAVSAFSASSIVAARLKFGYFPIFHFLLLGLNGAFLTGDIFNLYVWFEIIIISSFVLITLGGEKAQLEGAVKYFTMNILASMIFLTAIAVLYGLTGSLNMADLSLKVAAIENRGLVEITAILFLVAFGIKAAVFPLYFWLPASYHTPPSAVSAIFGGLLTKVGVYALIRVFTLIFVGDVFLQNTILVMAVLTLISGGLGALIHNNLRKVFSYLIICHIGYMIVGLGLFTEVALAGTIFYLIHDIVVKTNLFMVSGLIYRIKGNNNIRSLGGLYAEYPKLSLLIAIPLFSLVGIPPLSGFWPKISLITAAFTERNWYVIGAIIFASLITMIIIAKVWANVVWKDKTDLPKRLNFRYFDKLNTIRKTQLVAPIIFLSLISLYIGFGAEHVQLLSSRVAGELMDNQQYIEAVFKKGLILEP, encoded by the coding sequence ATGACACAACAGTTAGTTATATATCCGCTATTGTTTCAGTTGTTTTTAAGTATTATCCTGATGTTCTCCTGGAAAAAGATCAGCTGGCAACGGGTAATAAGTATTGGCGGGGGAATTGTAAATATTGCGCTTTCCATTTGGCTGTTTTCTTATATATGGAAGGAAGGCCCTCAAACCATACAGGCAGGTAACTGGGCTGCACCTTTTGGAATTACTTTTATTGCAGATTCGCTGGCAGCAACGCTGGTATTATTAACGGCAATCTCCGGGTTGGCAGTTTCAGCATTTTCAGCATCTTCTATTGTTGCTGCAAGATTAAAATTTGGCTATTTTCCCATATTTCATTTCCTTTTATTGGGTCTTAACGGAGCATTTCTTACGGGAGATATTTTCAACCTGTATGTTTGGTTTGAAATAATAATAATAAGTTCATTTGTTTTGATCACACTTGGAGGAGAAAAAGCTCAGCTGGAAGGGGCGGTAAAGTATTTTACCATGAATATCCTGGCTTCCATGATATTTCTTACCGCTATTGCGGTACTGTATGGTTTAACCGGTTCTCTAAACATGGCCGATCTTTCCCTTAAAGTGGCAGCTATTGAAAACCGCGGCCTGGTAGAAATAACCGCCATTTTGTTTCTGGTTGCCTTTGGTATTAAAGCGGCAGTCTTTCCACTGTATTTCTGGTTACCGGCATCCTATCACACTCCTCCCTCTGCCGTTTCGGCGATATTTGGGGGCTTGCTTACCAAGGTGGGAGTATATGCCCTCATCAGGGTTTTTACCCTGATCTTTGTGGGAGATGTGTTCCTGCAGAATACTATTTTGGTAATGGCTGTCTTAACCCTTATTAGTGGAGGTTTGGGAGCTTTGATCCATAATAACCTTAGAAAGGTATTTTCCTATTTGATTATTTGCCACATAGGTTATATGATCGTAGGATTGGGCCTGTTTACGGAAGTTGCGCTTGCAGGAACTATATTTTATCTTATTCATGACATTGTGGTAAAAACCAATTTGTTTATGGTGAGTGGATTGATCTACAGGATAAAAGGGAATAACAACATTAGGTCGCTGGGAGGCTTGTATGCAGAATATCCTAAATTGAGCCTCCTTATTGCCATCCCTTTATTCTCACTTGTGGGAATACCGCCGCTTTCCGGTTTCTGGCCAAAGATCTCTCTTATCACCGCAGCTTTTACTGAAAGGAACTGGTATGTAATTGGTGCTATAATTTTTGCCAGCCTTATCACAATGATAATTATAGCCAAAGTATGGGCCAATGTGGTTTGGAAAGATAAGACAGACTTGCCAAAAAGACTTAACTTTAGGTATTTTGACAAGCTGAATACTATAAGAAAAACCCAATTGGTTGCACCTATAATTTTCCTGTCTTTGATTTCTTTGTATATAGGATTTGGTGCAGAACATGTTCAATTATTATCCTCCCGGGTTGCAGGTGAGCTTATGGACAATCAGCAATATATCGAAGCGGTATTTAAGAAAGGCCTAATTTTAGAACCATGA
- a CDS encoding Na+/H+ antiporter subunit C, protein MEIVLAIMIGVLYAAGIYMILRRSLVKLILGIIILGNGANLLIFLLGRITKGSPPIIPGDLKVFAEAYADPIPQALILTAIVISFGLQSFAIVLIKRAYKVVKTDDLDEMNAIDQDS, encoded by the coding sequence ATGGAAATAGTATTGGCTATAATGATTGGGGTTTTATATGCAGCGGGAATTTATATGATCCTGCGGCGAAGCCTTGTAAAGCTAATTCTGGGAATTATTATCCTGGGAAATGGCGCCAATCTTTTAATATTTCTCCTGGGCAGGATCACAAAGGGTAGTCCGCCCATAATTCCGGGAGACCTTAAAGTATTTGCAGAAGCTTATGCCGACCCTATCCCGCAGGCCCTTATTTTAACTGCCATTGTAATAAGTTTTGGACTACAATCTTTCGCGATTGTCCTAATAAAAAGGGCCTATAAGGTGGTGAAAACAGATGATTTAGATGAAATGAACGCAATAGACCAAGATTCATGA
- a CDS encoding Na+/H+ antiporter subunit B, translated as MKTIILKTASSYLLPVLLLFSVFILLRGHYLPGGGFVGGLIASIAFVLHAFSNGLSNTKTLLKFHPGFLMPLGLGLAFISGMAPLLFDLPFMTGLWYPDSFPVLGSIGSALFFDIGVYLVVIGVTLTIIFTIADTI; from the coding sequence ATGAAAACTATAATTTTAAAGACAGCATCTTCCTACCTGTTACCGGTATTGTTGCTATTTTCGGTTTTTATCCTGCTAAGGGGGCATTACTTGCCCGGGGGAGGTTTTGTGGGCGGTTTAATAGCTTCTATAGCATTTGTGCTGCACGCTTTTTCGAATGGATTGTCCAATACCAAGACCCTTTTAAAATTCCATCCCGGATTTTTAATGCCTCTGGGACTCGGGCTGGCATTTATTAGTGGGATGGCCCCTTTATTATTTGACCTGCCATTTATGACCGGATTGTGGTATCCAGATTCTTTTCCTGTTTTGGGGTCAATAGGATCAGCACTATTCTTTGATATTGGAGTATATCTGGTGGTAATAGGAGTAACCCTCACAATAATTTTTACAATTGCAGATACAATCTAG
- a CDS encoding putative monovalent cation/H+ antiporter subunit A: protein MLTAILLGFIFSVFLVFTGKIFRGKPAILAAIIPLSLFVYFSSFINRVASGEVIHESFEWVPSFGVNLGFTLDGLSLLFALMITGIGFLVFVYTSSYLKGHEYLDRFYGYLSMFMAAMLGLVMSDNLISLFIFWELTSISSFFLIGFNNSNAASRRSAITALAITGLGGLSLLAGALILGSVGSTYSIAELISSRDEIVANPNYVLIAIFFFGAAFTKSAQFPFHFWLPGAMKAPTPVSTYLHSATMVKAGVYLLMRFTPVLGSTEFWNSTLIIVGAITMVYAAVHTLFRRDLKGILAYSTISALGILVFLIGQGTEGTLLAAALFIAVHALYKATLFLVTGIIDHQTYSRDVTILRGLRKVMLPVAIAGFLAAISSAGIPPTLGFLGKELTYESTIAVIGIPLLWIILIVVTKILLLYAGFVAGITPFMGALPEKFSETKMPSFLLWVPPLLLAVGGLVFGIFPGLIEPVIKPVVTAMGENAGDAHLQLWHGFNTVLWLSIITIITGTVLFFVLKPSERLGLKAERVEFLSPQSIMERLWRMFYLTSSGWTNFFQNGYLRNYISTIMVFMIGLTGYSLYNTATFSLDLSTLSLITGYEMAIVGMMFFAVLYTVFTKSRLAAVASMGVVGLAICLLFVFYSAPDLAMTQFSIDTLTVILFVLVLYRLPRYLQLSDYKTRIKDGVLALSFGSIITILILEVLATPVDSEISRYYADNSYVLAHGKNVVNVILVDFRGSDTFMEISVLAIAAIGVFALLKLRLKETDQR from the coding sequence ATGCTCACAGCAATACTCCTGGGATTTATTTTTTCTGTGTTTTTGGTTTTCACCGGAAAGATCTTTCGGGGAAAACCGGCAATTTTGGCTGCCATAATACCATTATCTCTCTTCGTTTATTTCTCTTCATTTATAAACCGTGTTGCTTCCGGAGAGGTAATACACGAATCTTTTGAATGGGTACCTTCTTTTGGAGTGAACTTAGGATTTACCCTGGACGGGCTTTCCCTTTTATTTGCGCTTATGATCACCGGGATAGGATTCCTGGTATTTGTATATACCTCCTCCTATTTAAAAGGTCATGAATACCTTGACAGGTTTTATGGCTATTTATCTATGTTTATGGCCGCGATGCTTGGCCTTGTAATGTCTGATAATTTAATTTCCCTGTTCATTTTCTGGGAATTGACCAGTATTAGTTCCTTCTTTCTTATTGGCTTCAACAATTCAAACGCAGCCTCAAGAAGGTCTGCTATTACTGCTTTGGCAATAACCGGTCTTGGTGGGTTATCCCTTCTTGCAGGCGCATTAATTCTGGGTTCTGTGGGAAGCACTTACAGTATTGCAGAGTTAATAAGTTCCCGGGATGAGATCGTGGCCAACCCTAATTACGTGCTTATAGCTATTTTCTTTTTCGGCGCCGCTTTTACAAAGTCGGCACAGTTCCCATTTCATTTCTGGTTGCCGGGGGCTATGAAGGCGCCTACCCCTGTTTCCACTTATCTCCATTCGGCCACCATGGTAAAAGCCGGAGTATATCTTTTAATGAGATTTACACCTGTTTTGGGAAGTACAGAGTTTTGGAATTCTACTTTGATAATTGTGGGGGCAATAACAATGGTCTATGCTGCAGTGCATACACTTTTTCGCCGGGACCTTAAAGGTATCCTGGCCTATTCCACTATTTCTGCATTAGGAATACTTGTTTTTCTCATTGGGCAGGGCACAGAGGGAACTTTACTGGCTGCCGCGCTTTTCATCGCCGTTCATGCCCTGTATAAAGCCACGCTTTTCCTCGTAACGGGAATTATAGATCACCAAACTTATTCCAGGGATGTAACAATACTCAGAGGCTTGAGAAAGGTTATGTTACCTGTTGCCATTGCCGGATTTCTTGCTGCCATTTCCAGTGCGGGAATTCCTCCTACGCTGGGATTTCTGGGAAAAGAACTAACCTATGAATCTACAATTGCAGTTATAGGCATACCCCTGTTATGGATCATACTCATTGTAGTCACAAAAATATTATTACTATATGCCGGATTTGTTGCAGGTATTACCCCATTTATGGGTGCATTACCTGAGAAATTCAGCGAAACTAAAATGCCTTCCTTTCTGTTATGGGTTCCACCATTATTATTAGCTGTAGGGGGTCTTGTGTTCGGAATATTTCCGGGACTCATTGAGCCTGTCATTAAACCTGTTGTAACTGCAATGGGAGAAAATGCCGGCGATGCACACTTACAGTTATGGCATGGGTTCAACACTGTACTTTGGTTAAGTATCATTACCATAATTACGGGAACTGTGCTGTTTTTTGTTTTAAAACCTTCAGAAAGACTTGGATTAAAGGCGGAAAGAGTGGAATTTTTATCCCCCCAATCCATTATGGAAAGGTTATGGAGAATGTTCTACCTTACTTCCTCGGGTTGGACCAACTTCTTTCAGAATGGCTATCTGCGCAATTATATTTCCACTATCATGGTATTTATGATAGGTTTGACAGGATACAGCCTTTATAACACTGCAACCTTTTCCCTGGATCTTTCCACACTTAGTTTAATAACCGGATATGAAATGGCAATTGTGGGAATGATGTTTTTTGCGGTTTTATATACTGTTTTTACCAAATCAAGGCTTGCCGCCGTAGCCTCAATGGGCGTTGTGGGGCTGGCAATATGTTTGCTCTTTGTATTTTACAGCGCACCAGATCTTGCAATGACGCAGTTTTCTATAGATACCTTGACAGTGATCCTTTTTGTTTTGGTACTATACAGGCTGCCAAGATATTTGCAGCTTTCAGATTATAAAACCCGTATCAAGGACGGGGTATTGGCCCTTTCCTTTGGAAGTATTATTACCATTTTGATACTTGAGGTTTTGGCTACTCCGGTTGATTCGGAAATAAGCCGTTATTATGCAGATAATTCCTATGTTCTTGCACATGGGAAGAATGTGGTGAACGTGATCCTCGTTGATTTTAGAGGGTCTGATACTTTTATGGAGATATCTGTATTAGCAATAGCCGCAATTGGGGTTTTTGCATTATTAAAACTCCGCTTAAAAGAAACCGATCAACGCTAA
- a CDS encoding FoF1 ATP synthase subunit delta/epsilon, whose product MYLEIVTPEAVVFGAEVEAVKVPGVDGEFQMLNNHAPIVSLLTEGEVKINLAVGGQGNVKKLPVEFRQEGSNVLFYPIKGGVLEMKDNKAIILAD is encoded by the coding sequence ATGTACTTAGAAATTGTAACTCCTGAAGCTGTTGTTTTTGGTGCCGAAGTTGAAGCTGTTAAAGTTCCCGGCGTAGACGGAGAATTTCAAATGCTTAACAATCACGCTCCTATTGTTTCTCTTTTAACTGAAGGAGAAGTGAAAATAAACCTCGCAGTCGGCGGACAAGGGAATGTAAAGAAACTTCCGGTAGAATTTCGCCAGGAAGGATCAAATGTTCTTTTCTATCCAATAAAAGGAGGAGTTCTTGAAATGAAGGATAATAAAGCCATTATTTTGGCAGATTAG